A single window of Pseudarthrobacter psychrotolerans DNA harbors:
- a CDS encoding glycosyltransferase family 87 protein, with the protein MPLSDKDSAISTDAFFATLTRIRNVILPAAARSWLNTPRGLLTGFILVHLGFLIFAALLSLRGEAFSDTFIYRDWARAGFNEANLSGGPSPWVYPILALIPMALAGLAGPGPFFFLWVLMTTILNGWGLAKLTDRGRNQDAIPAGWWWLIFTLLMGWLGFARVDGLTAPIVLVALAYGVGRPFIASVLLAAATWVKVWPAAVMLALFAVVKNRLLVVLAGVATSAVVVALAATIGSVPKLLNFLTQQGDRGMQLEATFTTPWLWLSVLNIGDSRMYMNTDINSMQVDGPGTAVMSVLMQPLLILAALLVAGLTFWALHNGKLNGNGKADGGVDRTELLLAGALTLATAFVVFNKVGSPQFMVWLAPAVAVGLAHSWREWRVPAAMLIAIAVATFFIYPLFYDALSHNNPLMAGVLTIRNVLLVVLFLWSVRRLYSLGKKTSASVPALKES; encoded by the coding sequence TTGCCCCTCTCTGACAAGGATTCCGCCATTTCCACGGACGCATTCTTCGCCACGCTCACCCGGATCCGCAACGTCATCCTGCCGGCGGCCGCACGGTCCTGGCTGAACACGCCGCGTGGACTGCTCACGGGCTTTATCCTGGTGCACCTGGGTTTCCTGATCTTCGCAGCGCTGCTGTCCCTGCGCGGCGAAGCGTTCAGCGACACGTTCATTTACCGCGACTGGGCCCGGGCGGGTTTCAACGAAGCGAACCTCAGCGGCGGCCCCAGCCCCTGGGTGTACCCCATCCTGGCGCTGATCCCCATGGCCCTGGCAGGGCTTGCCGGCCCCGGACCGTTTTTCTTCCTGTGGGTGCTGATGACCACCATCCTCAACGGCTGGGGTTTGGCCAAGCTCACTGACCGCGGCCGCAACCAGGATGCGATTCCGGCGGGCTGGTGGTGGCTGATCTTCACGCTGCTCATGGGCTGGCTCGGCTTCGCACGCGTGGACGGCCTCACCGCACCGATCGTCCTGGTGGCCCTGGCCTACGGTGTGGGCCGGCCGTTCATCGCCTCGGTCCTGCTCGCCGCCGCCACCTGGGTGAAGGTGTGGCCGGCCGCGGTGATGCTGGCCCTCTTCGCCGTCGTCAAGAACCGCCTGCTGGTGGTGCTGGCCGGCGTGGCCACGTCAGCGGTGGTGGTGGCACTCGCCGCCACGATTGGCAGTGTGCCCAAGCTGCTGAACTTCCTGACCCAGCAGGGTGACAGGGGCATGCAGCTCGAGGCAACGTTCACCACCCCGTGGCTGTGGCTGTCCGTGCTGAACATCGGCGACTCCCGGATGTACATGAACACCGACATCAACTCCATGCAGGTGGACGGCCCCGGCACCGCGGTGATGTCAGTCCTGATGCAGCCGCTCCTCATTCTTGCCGCGCTGCTCGTGGCCGGGCTGACGTTCTGGGCGCTGCACAACGGCAAGCTCAACGGCAACGGCAAGGCCGACGGCGGCGTGGACCGCACGGAGTTGCTGCTGGCCGGGGCGCTCACCCTGGCCACCGCCTTTGTGGTGTTCAACAAGGTGGGCTCGCCCCAGTTCATGGTGTGGTTGGCCCCGGCCGTAGCGGTGGGCCTGGCGCACAGCTGGCGTGAGTGGCGGGTCCCCGCTGCCATGCTCATCGCCATCGCCGTGGCCACGTTCTTCATCTACCCCCTGTTCTACGATGCCCTCAGCCACAACAACCCCCTCATGGCCGGCGTGCTGACCATCCGCAACGTCCTCCTGGTGGTCCTGTTCCTGTGGTCTGTCCGGCGCCTGTACTCGCTGGGCAAAAAGACTTCCGCGTCCGTCCCCGCGCTCAAGGAGTCCTAA
- a CDS encoding histidine phosphatase family protein, which translates to MTNIILCRHGETVWHAENRYAGISDIELTPRGHDQAAQLANWAQTAGLSAIYTSTLSRAQTTAGASAKATGLSVQVDPRLRELDFGEGEGLTTSEMEQRFPKALAHFRSDPAKHHLPGGEDPFKAADRFVDCLQDITKEHPDGRVLVVAHTTAMRLTLCQLMGIPLREYRRVFPAIRNCSLTEISIRDGYVSVLEFNTPVAASIVPANQPQP; encoded by the coding sequence ATGACAAACATCATCCTGTGCCGCCACGGCGAGACCGTCTGGCACGCCGAAAACCGCTACGCCGGAATCAGCGACATCGAGCTGACCCCCAGAGGCCATGATCAGGCGGCCCAGCTCGCAAACTGGGCCCAAACAGCCGGGCTCTCCGCGATCTACACTTCCACTCTGAGCCGCGCCCAGACCACGGCCGGGGCCAGCGCGAAGGCCACCGGCCTCAGCGTGCAGGTGGACCCGCGCCTGCGTGAACTGGACTTCGGTGAAGGCGAAGGCCTGACAACGTCCGAGATGGAACAGCGTTTCCCGAAGGCCCTGGCCCATTTCCGGTCTGATCCGGCGAAGCACCATCTCCCCGGCGGAGAGGACCCCTTCAAAGCCGCTGACCGATTCGTGGACTGCCTTCAGGACATCACAAAGGAGCATCCGGACGGACGGGTGCTGGTAGTAGCCCACACCACGGCAATGCGGCTCACCCTCTGCCAGCTGATGGGCATCCCGCTGCGGGAATACCGGCGGGTCTTCCCCGCCATCCGGAACTGCTCACTCACTGAAATCAGCATCAGGGACGGCTACGTTTCCGTGCTCGAGTTCAACACGCCTGTCGCGGCCAGTATTGTGCCGGCCAACCAGCCCCAGCCCTGA
- a CDS encoding FGGY family carbohydrate kinase, with product MTATNGGSIWVGLDLGTQSVRALAVNADGDVLGSGTQKLTSRRDGHRHEQDPDQWWKAVSAAASEALRGLEHRNVLGVAVDATSGTILLADARGNPVTPGLMYDDGRASGETDRVNQAGSHVWNELGYQRMQTPWALPKLLWLLNDPGTPTAGTRLLHQSDFINERLTGHPVPTDLSSALKTGAHLIEEKWPEDVLDALDVPRQMLPGLVRSGTRIGTVSADAARATGIPAGTPVISGATDGCAAQLGSGALKVGSWNSVLGTTLILKGVTRNLIQDPLGVVYSHKSPDGDWLPGGASSTGAGVISRDFAGKDLGILESLAKTREPAPVLTYPLVSSGERFPFAAPQARGFTLGTPEDECDRYAAALQGVAFIERLCFDYLDLLGAPTDGSLVLTGGATKSPYWNQLRADVLGRPVTLPQNAEPALGMAVLAASPDRETADVAAEMVKVRQVIEPRPDVAGRFDDSYVRLITELEQRGWLDPAAAEHAIKRTNA from the coding sequence ATGACAGCAACGAACGGCGGCAGCATCTGGGTTGGCCTGGACCTGGGAACACAGAGCGTGCGCGCCCTGGCAGTCAACGCCGACGGCGACGTCCTCGGCTCCGGCACCCAAAAGCTCACCAGCCGCCGCGACGGACATAGGCATGAGCAGGACCCGGACCAATGGTGGAAAGCCGTCTCAGCGGCGGCGTCGGAAGCACTTCGGGGCCTCGAACACCGCAACGTCCTCGGCGTCGCAGTGGACGCCACCTCGGGAACGATCCTCCTCGCCGACGCCCGGGGCAACCCCGTTACACCCGGACTCATGTATGACGATGGCCGTGCCAGCGGCGAAACCGACCGGGTGAACCAGGCAGGATCCCATGTCTGGAACGAACTGGGCTACCAGCGGATGCAGACTCCCTGGGCACTTCCCAAGCTACTCTGGCTCCTCAATGATCCAGGAACGCCGACTGCCGGGACACGGTTGCTGCACCAGTCAGACTTCATCAATGAGCGCCTCACAGGCCATCCGGTCCCCACGGACCTGAGCAGCGCGCTCAAAACGGGGGCACATCTTATTGAGGAGAAATGGCCCGAAGACGTGCTGGACGCGTTGGACGTCCCTCGCCAAATGCTTCCGGGTCTCGTCCGCTCAGGCACCCGGATCGGGACTGTCTCCGCCGACGCTGCCCGCGCCACCGGCATCCCGGCCGGCACCCCTGTCATCTCAGGGGCAACCGATGGATGTGCCGCACAGCTGGGCTCCGGGGCACTGAAAGTCGGCAGCTGGAATTCCGTTCTGGGCACCACCTTGATCCTCAAAGGGGTCACCCGAAACCTGATCCAGGACCCCCTCGGGGTGGTCTACTCCCACAAAAGCCCTGACGGTGATTGGCTGCCGGGAGGCGCGTCCAGCACCGGGGCAGGTGTGATTTCCCGTGACTTCGCCGGAAAGGACCTGGGCATTCTGGAGTCACTGGCAAAAACACGGGAACCCGCACCCGTCCTGACCTATCCCCTGGTGTCATCCGGGGAAAGGTTCCCGTTCGCGGCACCACAGGCCCGGGGCTTCACTCTTGGAACCCCCGAAGATGAGTGCGACCGTTACGCAGCCGCCCTGCAGGGCGTGGCGTTCATTGAACGGCTCTGCTTTGACTATCTGGACCTCCTGGGTGCCCCCACCGACGGCAGCCTCGTACTCACCGGCGGCGCCACCAAAAGCCCCTACTGGAACCAGTTACGTGCTGATGTCCTCGGCCGCCCAGTGACACTCCCCCAAAATGCAGAACCCGCCCTGGGCATGGCTGTCCTCGCCGCTTCCCCGGACCGGGAAACCGCTGACGTCGCAGCAGAAATGGTCAAGGTACGCCAGGTCATAGAGCCCCGCCCGGACGTAGCCGGACGGTTCGACGACTCCTACGTCCGCCTCATCACTGAACTGGAACAACGCGGCTGGCTGGATCCCGCCGCTGCTGAACACGCCATCAAAAGGACTAACGCATGA
- a CDS encoding nucleoside hydrolase yields MQTDETRPKKIILDCDPGHDDAVAILLAHGNPDIELLAVTTVVGNQTLEKVTKNALAVGTIAGITGVPFAAGCGRPLVRTIETAPSIHGETGMDGPAQPESTIELDPRHAVDLIIDTVMAHEPGTVTLVPTGGLTNIALAARKEPRIVERVKEVVLMGGGYHVGNWSAVAEFNIIIDPEAAHIVFNEKWPVVMVGLDLTHQALATPDVVEKIAAVGTGPAKFVMELMEFFTQTYKDAQGFDFPPVHDPCAVAYVIDPSIVTTRKVPVDIELQGTLTLGMTVADFRAPAPDDCTTSVAVDLDHARFWDLVTDALVRIGEPAVLEAAGLAAATGGE; encoded by the coding sequence ATCCAAACCGATGAAACCCGCCCCAAGAAGATCATTCTTGACTGCGACCCCGGGCATGACGACGCCGTGGCCATCTTGCTCGCGCACGGCAACCCGGACATTGAACTCCTGGCCGTCACCACCGTGGTGGGCAACCAGACGCTCGAAAAGGTCACCAAGAACGCGCTCGCCGTCGGGACCATCGCCGGCATCACCGGGGTGCCGTTTGCCGCCGGCTGCGGCCGGCCCCTGGTCCGCACCATCGAAACCGCGCCGTCCATCCACGGCGAAACGGGCATGGACGGCCCCGCGCAGCCCGAGTCCACCATCGAACTGGACCCGCGCCACGCCGTCGATCTCATCATTGACACCGTGATGGCCCACGAGCCGGGCACGGTCACCCTGGTCCCCACCGGCGGCCTCACCAACATCGCGCTGGCAGCCCGCAAGGAACCGCGCATCGTGGAACGCGTCAAGGAAGTTGTCCTTATGGGCGGTGGCTACCACGTGGGTAACTGGAGCGCCGTGGCAGAATTCAACATCATCATCGACCCCGAAGCCGCCCACATCGTCTTCAACGAGAAGTGGCCCGTGGTGATGGTGGGCCTGGACCTCACCCACCAGGCACTCGCCACCCCGGACGTGGTGGAGAAGATTGCGGCCGTGGGTACCGGACCCGCCAAGTTTGTGATGGAACTGATGGAGTTCTTCACGCAGACCTACAAGGACGCCCAGGGCTTTGACTTCCCGCCCGTCCACGATCCCTGCGCCGTGGCCTACGTGATCGATCCCAGCATCGTCACCACCCGCAAGGTTCCGGTGGACATCGAACTCCAGGGCACGCTGACCCTCGGCATGACCGTGGCCGATTTCCGCGCCCCCGCACCGGACGACTGCACCACCTCCGTGGCCGTTGACCTGGACCACGCCCGTTTCTGGGACCTCGTCACGGATGCCCTGGTGCGCATCGGCGAACCTGCCGTTCTTGAAGCTGCCGGCCTTGCAGCAGCCACGGGAGGCGAGTAG
- a CDS encoding FGGY family carbohydrate kinase: MAVIAVDAGTTMIKAVGYDEEGTEMVVVRQSTSVSRPHPGWAEQDMLAVWDAVVFSVRSVQRQLKSDIDFLAITAQGDGCWLVDEAAEPTGPAILWNDGRAADIVEEWSRQGLLKQAFQINGSQTFPGLPNAILTWLQQNDPERLERSHVSLTCGGWLFARMTGQFAIDESDGAAPFMDIRTRRYSPELLKLYDMEWALPFLPELRGDDRRVASLTQHAALEMGLPAGLPVVMSSYDIASTAIGVGAVEPGQACCILGTTLCTEIVADTVSTEGKSAGLTVALGLPGKYLNAFPTLAGGEVIQWACQLLDLDNPTELADLADTCPRGQAAWRSYRICRRPGNAHPS; the protein is encoded by the coding sequence ATGGCGGTCATCGCTGTTGATGCCGGCACCACAATGATCAAGGCAGTCGGCTACGACGAAGAAGGCACAGAAATGGTGGTCGTCCGCCAGTCGACCTCCGTAAGCCGCCCGCACCCGGGGTGGGCCGAGCAGGACATGCTCGCCGTCTGGGATGCCGTCGTCTTCAGCGTCCGCAGCGTCCAGCGCCAACTGAAGTCGGACATCGATTTCCTGGCCATCACCGCCCAAGGTGACGGATGCTGGCTCGTTGACGAGGCAGCGGAACCCACAGGGCCCGCGATCCTGTGGAACGACGGACGCGCCGCCGACATCGTGGAGGAATGGTCACGCCAGGGACTGCTCAAACAGGCATTCCAAATCAACGGATCCCAGACCTTCCCCGGACTGCCCAACGCCATACTCACCTGGCTGCAGCAGAACGACCCCGAGAGGCTCGAACGCTCCCACGTCTCCCTCACCTGCGGAGGGTGGCTCTTTGCCCGGATGACCGGACAGTTCGCCATCGATGAATCAGACGGCGCTGCCCCGTTCATGGATATCCGCACCCGCCGGTACTCACCGGAACTGCTGAAGCTCTATGACATGGAGTGGGCCCTGCCCTTCCTGCCGGAGCTGCGGGGCGACGACCGCCGGGTTGCCTCGCTGACACAGCACGCGGCACTGGAGATGGGCCTGCCCGCCGGCCTGCCGGTCGTCATGTCCTCGTACGACATCGCATCCACGGCAATAGGAGTCGGGGCGGTAGAACCCGGCCAGGCCTGCTGCATCCTCGGCACGACGTTGTGCACGGAAATTGTCGCCGACACCGTGAGCACGGAAGGAAAATCCGCTGGGCTGACTGTGGCCCTGGGCCTTCCCGGCAAATACCTCAATGCCTTTCCGACGCTGGCGGGCGGTGAAGTCATCCAATGGGCCTGTCAGCTATTGGATCTGGATAACCCGACGGAGCTGGCCGACCTCGCCGATACATGCCCCCGGGGGCAGGCGGCCTGGCGTTCATACCGTATCTGTCGCCGGCCGGGGAACGCGCACCCTTCTTGA
- a CDS encoding glycosyltransferase 87 family protein, which translates to MVDWFARPSSVWWGFAVIHLYFLGWMASFFLTGNTFSDTEQYRQWAMDGYNPDSLDGKISPWVYPVLAQLPIFLANIAGPSLYLLCWFLIITALNAVGLAFLTRGPRKVKGIAPAWWWLFFTVFMGYLSFARVEGITAPIVLIALLYAAERPVVAGILLSVATWLKVWPAAVLVPIVIASRKRIQVLASGVAVTAVVGLGTYLSGGLPHIMDFLTNQGERGMQLEATFSTPWVWLSVFNIAGSKMADNTAINSTEVYGPGADVAAFLMQPLLILAAVVAAVLLVRALNRGAEREELFLEGALMMTTAFIVFNKVGSPQFIIWLAPVIIAGLTHDWERWKVPAALLMGIAVTTFVIYPLFYTPLIHAHPVMAAILTTRNVLLVVLLWWSVKRTAELGRKPQTVRQAA; encoded by the coding sequence GTGGTGGACTGGTTCGCCCGTCCGTCCAGTGTCTGGTGGGGCTTCGCTGTCATCCACCTGTATTTCCTGGGCTGGATGGCGTCTTTCTTCCTCACCGGCAATACGTTCAGCGACACCGAGCAGTACCGCCAGTGGGCCATGGACGGCTACAACCCGGATAGCTTGGATGGCAAGATCAGCCCCTGGGTGTACCCGGTGCTGGCACAGCTCCCCATCTTCCTCGCGAACATTGCCGGACCCAGCCTGTACCTCCTGTGCTGGTTCCTGATCATCACAGCCCTCAACGCCGTCGGGCTTGCGTTCCTGACCCGCGGGCCGCGGAAGGTGAAGGGCATCGCCCCGGCCTGGTGGTGGCTGTTTTTCACCGTCTTTATGGGTTACCTCAGCTTCGCCCGGGTGGAGGGCATCACCGCCCCCATCGTGCTGATTGCCCTGCTGTACGCGGCCGAACGCCCCGTGGTGGCAGGGATCCTGCTGAGCGTGGCCACCTGGCTCAAGGTGTGGCCGGCAGCGGTCCTGGTGCCCATCGTTATTGCCAGCCGCAAGCGGATCCAGGTGCTGGCGTCCGGCGTGGCAGTCACCGCCGTCGTCGGCCTGGGCACGTACCTGTCCGGCGGCCTGCCGCACATCATGGACTTCCTGACCAACCAGGGCGAGCGTGGCATGCAGCTTGAAGCCACGTTCTCCACGCCGTGGGTGTGGCTCAGCGTGTTCAACATCGCCGGGTCCAAGATGGCGGACAATACCGCCATCAACTCCACCGAGGTCTACGGCCCGGGCGCCGACGTGGCCGCGTTCCTGATGCAGCCGCTGCTGATCCTCGCCGCTGTGGTGGCCGCGGTTCTGCTGGTCCGGGCACTGAACAGGGGTGCCGAGCGGGAGGAACTCTTCCTCGAGGGCGCGCTGATGATGACCACGGCGTTCATCGTGTTCAACAAGGTGGGTTCGCCGCAGTTCATTATCTGGCTGGCGCCGGTGATCATCGCGGGCCTGACGCACGACTGGGAGCGGTGGAAGGTCCCGGCGGCGCTGCTGATGGGAATCGCGGTGACCACCTTCGTGATCTACCCGCTGTTCTACACGCCGCTCATCCACGCCCACCCGGTCATGGCCGCCATCCTCACCACGCGCAACGTGCTGCTGGTAGTGCTCCTGTGGTGGTCGGTGAAGCGGACAGCGGAGCTTGGCCGCAAACCACAGACGGTCCGGCAGGCCGCCTGA
- a CDS encoding LacI family DNA-binding transcriptional regulator — MESAEQVQQSVRSRRITAAMVAARAGVSTATVSLVANGKTAGRVSEDNIAKVREAISELGYVVDGIGSSLAKGVSSIVLLVAPDISNPFFAKVIAGVRESLGADYQLLLSVTDAGEFPQADDVRKLMALRPAGLLVDAPNAEFLEELSAAGPVVLLDAPGLEAYAPSVNLDVAHGARQLAAHLAGAGHRRVAYVDSVTGTATFEVRRRAFLAEAGAHGMSVPADGIISATIDVGAAAAAFAAVWPAWQQAGVTAVVCCTDTHAYGVLQEARVAGVQIPGQLAIAGFDDLPYSATSNPSLTSVHLPATSLGLKAGGQLRRLMEGHRLEEPQLTLESSLVVRHSTSAPAP; from the coding sequence ATGGAATCCGCGGAGCAGGTGCAGCAATCCGTCCGCTCGCGGCGGATCACGGCGGCCATGGTCGCTGCACGCGCCGGCGTCTCGACGGCAACAGTCTCCCTGGTGGCCAACGGCAAGACCGCCGGCCGCGTCTCGGAGGACAATATCGCCAAGGTGCGGGAGGCCATTTCCGAGCTTGGGTACGTGGTTGACGGGATCGGCAGTTCGCTGGCCAAAGGCGTCAGCTCCATCGTCTTACTCGTGGCCCCGGACATCTCCAACCCGTTTTTCGCCAAGGTGATCGCCGGGGTCCGGGAGTCACTCGGGGCGGATTACCAGCTGCTGCTGTCCGTCACCGACGCCGGGGAGTTCCCGCAGGCGGACGACGTCCGGAAGCTGATGGCACTTCGGCCGGCCGGGCTTCTGGTTGATGCTCCCAACGCCGAATTCCTGGAAGAACTTTCCGCCGCCGGTCCCGTGGTCCTGCTGGACGCTCCAGGACTGGAGGCGTATGCCCCGTCGGTCAATCTGGACGTTGCCCACGGCGCGCGCCAACTGGCCGCGCACCTGGCCGGGGCGGGCCACCGCCGGGTGGCCTACGTGGACAGCGTCACCGGCACGGCGACGTTCGAGGTCAGGCGCCGCGCGTTCCTGGCCGAGGCCGGTGCGCACGGAATGTCCGTGCCGGCTGACGGCATCATCAGTGCCACGATCGACGTCGGTGCCGCCGCCGCCGCGTTCGCCGCCGTCTGGCCGGCGTGGCAGCAGGCCGGGGTTACCGCCGTCGTCTGCTGTACGGACACCCACGCCTACGGCGTGCTGCAGGAAGCACGGGTGGCAGGCGTGCAGATTCCGGGCCAGCTGGCCATAGCCGGCTTCGATGATCTGCCGTACTCCGCGACGAGCAATCCCAGCCTGACCAGCGTGCATTTGCCGGCAACTTCCCTGGGGCTGAAGGCAGGCGGGCAGCTGCGCCGGCTTATGGAAGGCCACCGGCTGGAGGAGCCGCAGCTGACGCTGGAGAGCTCCCTGGTGGTCCGCCACTCCACGTCAGCCCCCGCCCCCTAG
- a CDS encoding (p)ppGpp synthetase → MPSNWDSLDISLRESVQENVEIYERVRPALKLVTKDVLHILRDMLKDTEVTPLFVTGRTKSVESFREKISRIEEPLEPGGPPVLKFPDPFRTLNDMVGVRVITKLPAENALVANIIKRQRQVFDCRGDREKDIGSIESGTYGYSSRHLILRTIQNEAVKDYQQAFNPDIPANGSYFFECQIRTVFAHAWSEIEHDIRFKAEDPRAWTPHFDRQFTATAAMLETVESAFADLHERYEEVRSYWDMDGEGAAQLTPNRIRDVWRTLLPHVDRKVDDDWGWAAELMAAHGLNQTVQLAGLLSAQRITEVRKALDHRYSPGPDRLLDDLLLWQYGTKHIDLTAEAPDAVPHPRRDSLLRRLKQIERYRLAKSE, encoded by the coding sequence ATGCCGAGTAACTGGGACAGCCTGGACATCAGCCTGCGTGAATCCGTGCAGGAGAACGTGGAGATCTACGAGCGCGTCCGCCCTGCCCTGAAGCTGGTCACCAAGGACGTTCTCCACATCCTCCGCGACATGTTAAAGGACACTGAGGTCACGCCGCTGTTTGTCACCGGGCGCACCAAGTCGGTGGAATCGTTCCGGGAGAAGATTTCCCGGATTGAGGAACCACTGGAACCCGGCGGACCCCCGGTGCTGAAGTTCCCGGACCCGTTCCGCACCCTCAACGACATGGTGGGCGTGCGCGTCATCACCAAGCTGCCTGCGGAGAATGCCCTGGTGGCCAACATCATCAAGCGCCAGCGGCAGGTGTTCGACTGCCGCGGGGACCGCGAGAAGGACATCGGCTCCATCGAGTCCGGTACCTACGGCTATTCCAGCCGCCACCTCATCCTGCGCACCATCCAGAACGAGGCGGTGAAGGATTATCAGCAGGCCTTCAACCCGGATATTCCGGCCAACGGCAGCTACTTCTTCGAATGCCAGATCCGCACCGTTTTCGCCCACGCCTGGAGCGAGATCGAGCACGATATCCGTTTCAAAGCCGAGGACCCCCGCGCCTGGACCCCGCATTTCGACCGCCAGTTCACCGCCACCGCCGCCATGCTGGAGACAGTGGAGAGCGCCTTCGCGGACCTCCATGAACGCTATGAGGAAGTCCGCAGCTACTGGGACATGGACGGTGAAGGCGCCGCGCAGCTCACGCCCAACCGGATCCGGGACGTCTGGCGCACGCTCCTGCCGCACGTGGACCGCAAAGTGGATGACGACTGGGGCTGGGCCGCCGAGCTCATGGCCGCCCACGGCCTCAATCAGACCGTCCAGCTGGCCGGCCTCCTCAGCGCCCAGCGGATCACCGAGGTCCGCAAGGCGCTGGACCACCGCTACTCCCCCGGCCCGGACCGCCTGCTGGATGACCTCCTGCTCTGGCAGTACGGCACCAAACACATTGACCTCACCGCAGAAGCGCCCGACGCCGTTCCGCACCCGCGGCGCGACAGCCTCCTGCGGCGGCTCAAACAGATCGAGCGCTACCGCCTGGCCAAGTCCGAGTAG
- a CDS encoding MFS transporter, whose protein sequence is MAAPSVSPAVSTASPSAPSRSWADRLGMPHLLRWGFVGLLIFMIGDGVESGYLSTFLLDRGLEQGQVGLLFTVYGVAAGVAAWASGALSDLWGPRRVMILGLVLWVIFQLVLLTVALPSMDFTLLLVSYGLRGLGYPLFAYGFLVWIAACTPSHRLGSAVGWFWFAFTGGLPTLGSLLASATIPALGAFNTLWIAFGLVIVGGLVVLTTVRERTGFSRLAPEGEKPVATLASSLTILWRNPRIGMGAAVRAINTASQFGFLVFLPVFFTKEIGFELGEWLQILSVVFLTNIFFNLIFGIVGDKFGWRQTIALFGGVGCAVTTLAFYYVPLAAGPNLIVAMAVGAAYGATLAGFVPLSALMPSLAPEHKGAAMSALNFGAGMSVFLGPLIATLFLSLIGVGGVMWIFAGLYLLSAVLTWQLKLPAASRHAAAPSNAQ, encoded by the coding sequence ATGGCCGCACCTTCCGTTTCCCCCGCTGTTTCGACAGCGTCGCCGTCGGCACCGTCCCGCAGTTGGGCAGACCGGCTCGGCATGCCCCACTTGCTGCGCTGGGGCTTTGTCGGGCTGCTGATCTTCATGATCGGCGACGGAGTCGAGTCCGGGTATCTCTCGACGTTCCTGCTGGACCGGGGGCTGGAACAGGGCCAGGTCGGGCTCCTGTTCACGGTGTACGGGGTCGCAGCCGGCGTTGCCGCCTGGGCCTCGGGCGCCCTGTCGGATCTCTGGGGTCCCCGCCGCGTCATGATCCTGGGACTCGTCCTTTGGGTGATATTCCAGCTTGTCCTTCTTACGGTCGCGCTCCCGTCGATGGACTTCACCCTGCTGCTGGTCAGCTACGGACTGCGGGGGCTGGGGTATCCGCTCTTTGCTTATGGCTTCCTGGTGTGGATCGCGGCCTGCACTCCATCACACCGACTGGGCTCAGCAGTGGGATGGTTCTGGTTCGCGTTCACCGGCGGCCTGCCCACGCTCGGTTCCTTGCTGGCAAGCGCGACCATCCCGGCGCTCGGGGCTTTCAACACACTCTGGATCGCTTTTGGGCTAGTCATTGTCGGCGGCCTTGTTGTTCTCACTACGGTCCGGGAACGCACGGGCTTTTCACGACTGGCCCCTGAGGGCGAGAAGCCCGTTGCGACGCTGGCCTCAAGCCTGACCATCCTCTGGCGTAATCCGAGAATCGGCATGGGCGCTGCTGTCCGGGCCATCAACACCGCTTCCCAGTTCGGTTTCCTGGTCTTCCTCCCTGTCTTCTTCACCAAGGAAATCGGGTTCGAACTTGGCGAGTGGCTTCAGATCCTCAGCGTGGTGTTCCTCACCAACATTTTCTTCAACCTGATCTTCGGAATCGTCGGCGACAAGTTTGGCTGGCGGCAGACGATCGCTCTTTTCGGCGGCGTCGGGTGCGCCGTGACAACCCTGGCGTTCTACTACGTACCGCTCGCTGCCGGTCCGAACCTGATCGTGGCAATGGCTGTTGGTGCCGCCTATGGCGCCACCCTGGCCGGTTTCGTCCCGCTGTCAGCCTTGATGCCGTCACTGGCACCGGAACACAAAGGCGCAGCCATGTCCGCCCTGAACTTCGGCGCCGGCATGTCGGTCTTCCTTGGCCCGCTGATCGCAACGCTGTTCCTTTCCTTGATAGGAGTCGGCGGCGTTATGTGGATTTTCGCAGGGCTCTATCTGCTCAGCGCCGTCCTGACCTGGCAGCTGAAGCTCCCCGCCGCCTCCCGCCACGCTGCAGCACCTAGCAACGCTCAGTAG
- a CDS encoding FGGY-family carbohydrate kinase, translated as MNAQARGSFLGLSFDHKREHIARAVMEGLTLVIRDCLSTSGVTPTELRVCGGGAANPIWLQLIADITGVPVQRSTDTEVGAKGAFLVGLVATGGAARVEDVSSWYVRIRDTFTPDPQKATQYSELYEDFLSLRTTVSQTWPRLAAMRGRSPQTMTTDPLPVIVPEHPSEGSDDLTVPGKKYPATLEGTS; from the coding sequence TTGAACGCGCAGGCGCGCGGGTCCTTCCTGGGCCTTTCCTTCGATCACAAACGTGAACATATCGCACGCGCGGTGATGGAAGGCCTGACCTTGGTCATCCGCGACTGCCTCAGCACCTCAGGAGTCACCCCAACCGAACTCCGGGTCTGCGGCGGCGGGGCCGCCAACCCCATCTGGCTTCAGCTCATCGCCGACATCACGGGCGTTCCGGTGCAGAGGTCCACTGACACGGAAGTAGGCGCCAAGGGAGCTTTCCTCGTCGGACTGGTCGCCACCGGCGGAGCCGCCCGCGTCGAGGACGTTTCCTCCTGGTACGTCAGGATCCGGGACACCTTCACCCCGGATCCGCAGAAGGCCACTCAATACTCGGAGCTGTACGAGGACTTCCTGTCTCTCAGAACCACCGTGAGCCAGACCTGGCCGCGACTTGCGGCCATGCGGGGCCGAAGCCCGCAGACAATGACCACAGACCCGCTGCCGGTCATCGTCCCGGAACACCCGTCCGAAGGATCCGACGACCTGACTGTTCCCGGGAAGAAGTACCCGGCCACCCTAGAAGGAACATCATGA